One stretch of Oncorhynchus clarkii lewisi isolate Uvic-CL-2024 chromosome 3, UVic_Ocla_1.0, whole genome shotgun sequence DNA includes these proteins:
- the LOC139395641 gene encoding palmitoyltransferase ZDHHC18-A-like isoform X3: protein MGSISREKSFLLRWTDYSGQTKWYPASDTRPYHCHKWPLLCIRTSFTDPGILPRTLPDEAADIEKQIDTSGSSTYHPPPRTKEILINLQVVKLKYCFTCKMFRPPRTSHCSMCDNCVERFDHHCPWVGNCVGKRNYRFFYSFIVSLSFHTSFIFGCVVTHLTLRSQGGNGLVLALQENPASVVELVICFFSIWSILGLSGFHTYLVAFNLTTNEDIKGSWLSKRGAEDSGNPYTYDNIFTNCCATLCGPMPPSLIDRRGFLPPEDIPPAVAVDMGRPPFLAKNDTNMCTQRTKDLLERVFRSSELQGLWPSGTPKTAPGQELRVRPESRSPAPSSSAGPPTSSCSGSADGPLPTGCSGSANGFPPTGCSSSANVHPPTGCSGRQAPSMECPPVNSSKRPSLHSNNPAFRLASPSPSFTHNTIILGDAPDMGFIPLH from the exons ATGGGAAGTATTTCCAGGGAAAAATCGTTTTTATTGCGATGGACGGATTATTCTGGCCAGACAAAATGGTATCCTGCCTCTGACACTCGGCCTTATCATTGTCACAAGTGGCCTCTTCTTTGCATTCGA ACCAGCTTTACAGACCCTGGAATCCTGCCTAGGACCTTACCAGATGAGGCTGCAGACATTGAGAAGCAGATAG ACACCTCAGGTTCCTCCACGTACCACCCCCCTCCGCGCACCAAAGAAATCCTCATTAACCTGCAGGTGGTGAAGCTTAAGTATTGCTTCACCTGCAAGATGTTCCGCCCTCCTCGAACCTCACACTGCAGCATGTGTGACAACTGTGTGG AGCGGTTCGATCACCATTGCCCGTGGGTGGGGAACTGTGTGGGCAAGCGTAACTACCGCTTCTTCTACAGCTtcatagtctctctctccttccacacctCCTTCATCTTCGGTTGTGTTGTCACACACCTCACGCTAC GATCCCAAGGAGGGAATGGCTTAGTTCTGGCCTTACAGGAGAATCCTGCCAG TGTGGTTGAACTAGTTATTTGCTTCTTCTCCATTTGGTCTATTCTGGGGCTTTCAGGTTTCCATACATACTTGGTGGCCTTCAACCTCACAACAAATGAAGAT ATAAAAGGCTCCTGGTTGAGTAAAAGAGGTGCAGAGGACTCTGGGAATCCCTACACTTACGACAACATCTTTACCAACTGCTGTGCAACGCTGTGTGGGCCCATGCCCCCCAG TCTAATTGACAGAAGAGGCTTTTTACCCCCTGAAGACATTCCACCTGCTGTTGCAGTGGACATGGGGCGGCCCCCTTTCCTGGCCAAGAATGACACAAACATG TGCACTCAGAGAACTAAGGACCTTCTGGAGAGGGTGTTCCGCTCTTCTGAGCTCCAGGGCCTCTGGCCCTCTGGCACCCCCAAGACTGCCCCTGGCCAGGAGTTGAGAGTCAGACCAGAGTCCAGGTCCCCagccccctcctcctccgctgGGCCTCCCACCTCGAGCTGCTCAGGGTCTGCTGATGGGCCTCTCCCCACCGGCTGTTCTGGGTCCGCCAATGGGTTTCCCCCCACGGGCTGCTCTAGTTCTGCCAATGTGCATCCCCCCACAGGGTGCTCAGGGCGCCAGGCCCCGTCCATGGAATGTCCCCCTGTGAACAGCAGCAAGAGACCCTCACTGCACTCCAACAACCCGGCCTTCCGCCTGGCcagtccctctccctccttcacccaCAATACCATCATCCTGGGAGACGCTCCTGACATGGGCTTCATCCCACTGCACTGA
- the LOC139395641 gene encoding palmitoyltransferase ZDHHC18-A-like isoform X2, with protein MKNCEYQQIDPRGLSTPSSTQPCTENVQRPRRKWEVFPGKNRFYCDGRIILARQNGILPLTLGLIIVTSGLFFAFDCPFLVTHLTVCIPVIGGVLFVFVVTSLLQTSFTDPGILPRTLPDEAADIEKQIERFDHHCPWVGNCVGKRNYRFFYSFIVSLSFHTSFIFGCVVTHLTLRSQGGNGLVLALQENPASVVELVICFFSIWSILGLSGFHTYLVAFNLTTNEDIKGSWLSKRGAEDSGNPYTYDNIFTNCCATLCGPMPPSLIDRRGFLPPEDIPPAVAVDMGRPPFLAKNDTNMCTQRTKDLLERVFRSSELQGLWPSGTPKTAPGQELRVRPESRSPAPSSSAGPPTSSCSGSADGPLPTGCSGSANGFPPTGCSSSANVHPPTGCSGRQAPSMECPPVNSSKRPSLHSNNPAFRLASPSPSFTHNTIILGDAPDMGFIPLH; from the exons ATGAAAAACTGTGAGTACCAGCAAATTGACCCACGGGGACTTTCAACACCCTCGTCAACGCAACCCTGTACCGAAAATGTGCAGAGGCCTCGGAGAAAATGGGAAGTATTTCCAGGGAAAAATCGTTTTTATTGCGATGGACGGATTATTCTGGCCAGACAAAATGGTATCCTGCCTCTGACACTCGGCCTTATCATTGTCACAAGTGGCCTCTTCTTTGCATTCGA TTGCCCATTCCTGGTGACTCACCTGACCGTCTGCATACctgtgattggtggagtgttgtttgtgtttgtggtcaCCTCCCTACTGCAGACCAGCTTTACAGACCCTGGAATCCTGCCTAGGACCTTACCAGATGAGGCTGCAGACATTGAGAAGCAGATAG AGCGGTTCGATCACCATTGCCCGTGGGTGGGGAACTGTGTGGGCAAGCGTAACTACCGCTTCTTCTACAGCTtcatagtctctctctccttccacacctCCTTCATCTTCGGTTGTGTTGTCACACACCTCACGCTAC GATCCCAAGGAGGGAATGGCTTAGTTCTGGCCTTACAGGAGAATCCTGCCAG TGTGGTTGAACTAGTTATTTGCTTCTTCTCCATTTGGTCTATTCTGGGGCTTTCAGGTTTCCATACATACTTGGTGGCCTTCAACCTCACAACAAATGAAGAT ATAAAAGGCTCCTGGTTGAGTAAAAGAGGTGCAGAGGACTCTGGGAATCCCTACACTTACGACAACATCTTTACCAACTGCTGTGCAACGCTGTGTGGGCCCATGCCCCCCAG TCTAATTGACAGAAGAGGCTTTTTACCCCCTGAAGACATTCCACCTGCTGTTGCAGTGGACATGGGGCGGCCCCCTTTCCTGGCCAAGAATGACACAAACATG TGCACTCAGAGAACTAAGGACCTTCTGGAGAGGGTGTTCCGCTCTTCTGAGCTCCAGGGCCTCTGGCCCTCTGGCACCCCCAAGACTGCCCCTGGCCAGGAGTTGAGAGTCAGACCAGAGTCCAGGTCCCCagccccctcctcctccgctgGGCCTCCCACCTCGAGCTGCTCAGGGTCTGCTGATGGGCCTCTCCCCACCGGCTGTTCTGGGTCCGCCAATGGGTTTCCCCCCACGGGCTGCTCTAGTTCTGCCAATGTGCATCCCCCCACAGGGTGCTCAGGGCGCCAGGCCCCGTCCATGGAATGTCCCCCTGTGAACAGCAGCAAGAGACCCTCACTGCACTCCAACAACCCGGCCTTCCGCCTGGCcagtccctctccctccttcacccaCAATACCATCATCCTGGGAGACGCTCCTGACATGGGCTTCATCCCACTGCACTGA
- the LOC139395641 gene encoding palmitoyltransferase ZDHHC18-A-like isoform X1, whose amino-acid sequence MKNCEYQQIDPRGLSTPSSTQPCTENVQRPRRKWEVFPGKNRFYCDGRIILARQNGILPLTLGLIIVTSGLFFAFDCPFLVTHLTVCIPVIGGVLFVFVVTSLLQTSFTDPGILPRTLPDEAADIEKQIDTSGSSTYHPPPRTKEILINLQVVKLKYCFTCKMFRPPRTSHCSMCDNCVERFDHHCPWVGNCVGKRNYRFFYSFIVSLSFHTSFIFGCVVTHLTLRSQGGNGLVLALQENPASVVELVICFFSIWSILGLSGFHTYLVAFNLTTNEDIKGSWLSKRGAEDSGNPYTYDNIFTNCCATLCGPMPPSLIDRRGFLPPEDIPPAVAVDMGRPPFLAKNDTNMCTQRTKDLLERVFRSSELQGLWPSGTPKTAPGQELRVRPESRSPAPSSSAGPPTSSCSGSADGPLPTGCSGSANGFPPTGCSSSANVHPPTGCSGRQAPSMECPPVNSSKRPSLHSNNPAFRLASPSPSFTHNTIILGDAPDMGFIPLH is encoded by the exons ATGAAAAACTGTGAGTACCAGCAAATTGACCCACGGGGACTTTCAACACCCTCGTCAACGCAACCCTGTACCGAAAATGTGCAGAGGCCTCGGAGAAAATGGGAAGTATTTCCAGGGAAAAATCGTTTTTATTGCGATGGACGGATTATTCTGGCCAGACAAAATGGTATCCTGCCTCTGACACTCGGCCTTATCATTGTCACAAGTGGCCTCTTCTTTGCATTCGA TTGCCCATTCCTGGTGACTCACCTGACCGTCTGCATACctgtgattggtggagtgttgtttgtgtttgtggtcaCCTCCCTACTGCAGACCAGCTTTACAGACCCTGGAATCCTGCCTAGGACCTTACCAGATGAGGCTGCAGACATTGAGAAGCAGATAG ACACCTCAGGTTCCTCCACGTACCACCCCCCTCCGCGCACCAAAGAAATCCTCATTAACCTGCAGGTGGTGAAGCTTAAGTATTGCTTCACCTGCAAGATGTTCCGCCCTCCTCGAACCTCACACTGCAGCATGTGTGACAACTGTGTGG AGCGGTTCGATCACCATTGCCCGTGGGTGGGGAACTGTGTGGGCAAGCGTAACTACCGCTTCTTCTACAGCTtcatagtctctctctccttccacacctCCTTCATCTTCGGTTGTGTTGTCACACACCTCACGCTAC GATCCCAAGGAGGGAATGGCTTAGTTCTGGCCTTACAGGAGAATCCTGCCAG TGTGGTTGAACTAGTTATTTGCTTCTTCTCCATTTGGTCTATTCTGGGGCTTTCAGGTTTCCATACATACTTGGTGGCCTTCAACCTCACAACAAATGAAGAT ATAAAAGGCTCCTGGTTGAGTAAAAGAGGTGCAGAGGACTCTGGGAATCCCTACACTTACGACAACATCTTTACCAACTGCTGTGCAACGCTGTGTGGGCCCATGCCCCCCAG TCTAATTGACAGAAGAGGCTTTTTACCCCCTGAAGACATTCCACCTGCTGTTGCAGTGGACATGGGGCGGCCCCCTTTCCTGGCCAAGAATGACACAAACATG TGCACTCAGAGAACTAAGGACCTTCTGGAGAGGGTGTTCCGCTCTTCTGAGCTCCAGGGCCTCTGGCCCTCTGGCACCCCCAAGACTGCCCCTGGCCAGGAGTTGAGAGTCAGACCAGAGTCCAGGTCCCCagccccctcctcctccgctgGGCCTCCCACCTCGAGCTGCTCAGGGTCTGCTGATGGGCCTCTCCCCACCGGCTGTTCTGGGTCCGCCAATGGGTTTCCCCCCACGGGCTGCTCTAGTTCTGCCAATGTGCATCCCCCCACAGGGTGCTCAGGGCGCCAGGCCCCGTCCATGGAATGTCCCCCTGTGAACAGCAGCAAGAGACCCTCACTGCACTCCAACAACCCGGCCTTCCGCCTGGCcagtccctctccctccttcacccaCAATACCATCATCCTGGGAGACGCTCCTGACATGGGCTTCATCCCACTGCACTGA